One Setaria italica strain Yugu1 chromosome I, Setaria_italica_v2.0, whole genome shotgun sequence DNA window includes the following coding sequences:
- the LOC106804248 gene encoding uncharacterized protein LOC106804248: MVLQSLKSHIFDDVSKYATRWLHELPHVIWHLQTQKSQATGYTPFFLEYGSEVVLSTDVAFGTSRIQYYEEGEAEKSRQVDIDSLEEHLVAILIQHPRHEQQIRHYHDTNVQERSFNVGNLMLRWIQSTKDMHKLSAPGRVPSSSKKLIQPGTYRLQ; the protein is encoded by the coding sequence atggtcctccagtccctcaagtctcACATCTTTGATGATGTCTCCAAATATGCCACCAGATGGCTCCACGAGTTACCCCATGTCATTTGGCATCTCCAAACCCAAAAGAGTCAGGCTACTGGCTATACTCCCTTCTTCTTGGAATACGGCTCCGAGGTTGTGTTGTCAACAGACGTGGCATTCGGCACTTCGCGGATCCAATACTATGAGGAGGGTGAAGCAGAAAAGAGTCGGCAGGTTGACATCGACAGCTTGGAAGAGCACCTCGTGGCGATCCTCATCCAGCATCCGCGGCACGAGCAGCAGATCCGACACTACCATGACACGAACGTCCAGGAACGCTCATTCAATGTCGGCAACCTCATGCTTCGTtggatccagtccaccaaagacatgcacaagctgtcgGCCCCTGGGAGggtcccttcatcgtcaaaAAAACTCATCCAACCTGGCACATACCGACTGCAGTAG